The genomic interval TGCGCGTGGCTTCGGAGAAGGGCACTTCGATCCGGTGACCGGCCGTCAGGTCGAAGCTCGGGGGACGCTCGGCGGCGACTTTTTCTATCGTTTCCACTTTCAGTTCTATTACATGTCGCCGTTTTGGGGACGGCTGCTCGCCGGTCTCGCGGCGATGTTCATGCTGATCGCGATCGTCGCCGGCGTGATCACCCACAAGAAGATTTTCACCGACTTTTTCACCTTCCGCTGGGGCAAGGGCCAGCGCTCCTGGCTCGACGCGCATAATGCGTTGTCGGTGTTCGGCCTGCCGTTTCATGTGATGATCACCTACACCGGGCTGGTGACGCTGATGGCGCTGTACGTGCCATGGGGCGAGCGCGCCGCCATCAAGACGCCGGCCGAGCGCCAGCAGTTGATGGCGGAGCTCAATGCCTTCATTCCGCCCGGCAAACCCGCCGCAGACGCGGCGCCGCTCGGCTCGATCGAAGCGATGGTGCGGCAGGCGCAGGTGCGCTGGGGCACGTCCGATGTCGGGCGCGTCAACGCCGCCAATCCGGGCAACGGAGCAGCCCGTATCGCGGTGACCCGCGGCGATGCCGGACGCGTCTCGATGAGTCCCGACTACCTGGAATTCGACGGCGTCACCGGCAAATTAGTCTCCGTGCATGATCGCGTCGGTGCGGCGGCCGAAACCCGCGGCGTGCTCTACGCGCTGCACATCGGACGGTTCAGCGACCTCGAGACCCGGTGGCTGTACTTCATCGTCAGCTTCATGGGCACCGCGATGGTCGGGACCGGCCTGGTGATGTGGACGGTGAAGCGGCGGCAGAAGCTGCCTGATCCGGAGCGGCCGTATTTTGGATTTCGCCTGGTCGAGCGGCTCAACATCGCCAGCATCGCAGGCCTCTCGATCGCCATGACGGCGTTCCTGTGGGCGAACCGGCTGTTGCCGACCGCGATGGCCGATCGGGCGTTCTGGGAAATCCATGTGTTCTTTATCGTCTGGGGGATGACCTTGCTCCACGCACTGCTGCGGCCGGCGCGAGCGGCTTGGGTCCAGCAGCTGTGGGCGGCCGCTGCGTTGTTGGCGTTGATCCCGGTGCTCAACGCTATGACGACCCAGCGTCCGCTGTGGCACAGCTTCGCGGTCGGCGATTGGGTGTTCGTCGGCACCGACCTGATGTGCTGGACGCTGGCGCTGCTGCACGCCGTGCTGGCGATCCGCACCGCGCGGCACGGCGCGCGGATTCGCACGCCGCGCAGTTTAGCGAAGCGCGACGCGCTGCCAACGATGTCGGGCGAGGCGGCGACATGAGCCACGCGCTCGCTCAAGCCCTGTGTCTGTTGGGCTTCACTGCGCTCGCATTCGCCACGCGCCGGCCTCAGCACGAGATCCTGCGTCGCTCGCTGCGGCGTCCGGTGGTGATCGCCCTGCGCGCGATCGGCGCTTGTTTGCTGACGCTCGCTCTCGCCGTG from Rhodopseudomonas palustris carries:
- a CDS encoding PepSY-associated TM helix domain-containing protein: MSGLHTWTGLLLGWVLYAMFLTGTVSFFKEELSQWMRPELPRVTQALDPAMVAQRVADEIGRIAPSATQWSIKLPDDRSNSVYAFWRLPVAQDARGFGEGHFDPVTGRQVEARGTLGGDFFYRFHFQFYYMSPFWGRLLAGLAAMFMLIAIVAGVITHKKIFTDFFTFRWGKGQRSWLDAHNALSVFGLPFHVMITYTGLVTLMALYVPWGERAAIKTPAERQQLMAELNAFIPPGKPAADAAPLGSIEAMVRQAQVRWGTSDVGRVNAANPGNGAARIAVTRGDAGRVSMSPDYLEFDGVTGKLVSVHDRVGAAAETRGVLYALHIGRFSDLETRWLYFIVSFMGTAMVGTGLVMWTVKRRQKLPDPERPYFGFRLVERLNIASIAGLSIAMTAFLWANRLLPTAMADRAFWEIHVFFIVWGMTLLHALLRPARAAWVQQLWAAAALLALIPVLNAMTTQRPLWHSFAVGDWVFVGTDLMCWTLALLHAVLAIRTARHGARIRTPRSLAKRDALPTMSGEAAT
- a CDS encoding DUF3325 family protein encodes the protein MSHALAQALCLLGFTALAFATRRPQHEILRRSLRRPVVIALRAIGACLLTLALAVLVGVSGWGFGLVKFSGHTTLAAALVYCALIGYGRRVGLRQ